Proteins encoded by one window of Rutidosis leptorrhynchoides isolate AG116_Rl617_1_P2 chromosome 7, CSIRO_AGI_Rlap_v1, whole genome shotgun sequence:
- the LOC139860306 gene encoding uncharacterized protein — protein MSKWAIELGEHEINFPPRHSIKGQVIADFLVELPSDMVKQGETTVTRRDMDEFWELYTDGASSKEGAGIGILLVSPNGEEITYVIQLMFATSKNEAEYEALIARLRLAKSIDVQQLKAYIDSQLVASQLNSSFEARDTSMQKYLELTKTLTKTLAAFEIKQIPRNRNKKADALSKLASLLYDHFTKKVMVEVLERKSTDEDTLVATITTENEYWMTPFIKYLANGTLPEDKLQARRIRMRAPMYNFKDGIMYRKSFTEPYLRCVGPAQAKEIIQEMHEGACLTHFGYQKIVSRIKRMGYFWPHMYRDTYDLIINCEACQIHAPVNRSPRRNMVPIHAAWLFCKWGIDIVGPFPRGVGNVKFLVVAIDYFTKWVEARPLSTITGRKILTFVWEDIVYHFCLPREIVSDNGTQFAHNPFKDWCIDMDIQQSFTSMAYPQANGQVEVTNRDSVASIKARLSKHRQGWVDELQHVLWAHRTTPKDSTNETPFSMVYGTEAVILAEMHVLTNRITTFDEQQNDETL, from the coding sequence ATGTCGAAGTGGGCAATAGAACTTGGCGAGCATGAAATCAACTTTCCCCCGAGACATTCAATCAAGGGCCAAGTCATAGCCGACTTCCTGGTAGAGCTCCCCTCTGATATGGTTAAACAAGGTGAAACCACCGTCACAAGAAGGGACATGGACGAATTCTGGGAATTATATACAGACGGAGCATCGAGTAAGGAGGGGGCCGGTATAGGTATACTCCTCGTTTCCCCAAACGGAGAAGAAATAACCTACGTTATCCAGCTTATGTTCGCCACCTCAAAAAATGAGGCCGAGTACGAGGCCCTAATAGCCAGATTACGCTTGGCAAAAAGCATTGATGTACAACAACTCAAGGCTTACATCGACTCGCAACTGGTAGCAAGCCAGTTAAACAGTAGTTTCGAAGCAAGAGATACATCGATGCAAAAATACCTAGAGCTTACAAAGACACTAACCAAAACATTAGCGGCATTTGAAATAAAGCAAATACCCCGTAATCGTAACAAGAAAGCAGATGCTTTAAGCAAGCTTGCCTCTTTGCTTTATGACCACTTCACCAAAAAGGTTATGGTGGAAGTCCTAGAAAGAAAGTCAACTGATGAGGATACCCTCGTGGCAACAATCACGACAGAAAACGAATATTGGATGACACCTTTCATAAAATACCTTGCCAATGGAACCCTCCCGGAAGATAAGCTACAAGCCCGTAGGATACGAATGCGGGCACCAATGTATAACTTTAAAGATGGCATCATGTATAGAAAATCATTCACAGAGCCTTATTTAAGATGCGTTGGGCCAGCGCAGGCCAAAGAGATCATacaagaaatgcatgaaggagccTGCTTGACACACTTCGGCTACCAAAAAATAGTCAGCAGGATCAAAAGAATGGGTTATTTCTGGCCACACATGTACCGGGACACATACGATCTAATCATAAACTGCGAGGCGTGTCAAATACATGCTCCTGTCAACCGATCCCCTCGCCGTAACATGGTTCCTATACACGCCGCTTGGCTGTTCTGTAAATGGGGAATCGACATTGTTGGTCCATTCCCAAGAGGTGTCGGAAATGTCAAGTTCCTAGTCGTCGCAATTGATTACTTTACAAAGTGGGTTGAAGCAAGACCACTAAGCACAATTACCGGAAGGAAAATCCTAacctttgtatgggaagacatcgtttATCATTTCTGCTTACCACGCGAGATAGTCAGCGACAATGGCACACAATTTGCACACAATCCTTTTAAAGATTGGTGCATAGACATGGATATACAGCAGTCATTCACTTCCATGGCATACCCACAGGCTAACGGGCAAGTCGAAGTCACTAACAGGGACAGCGTTGCCAGCATAAAGGCAAGACTAAGTAAACACCGACAAGGATGGGTGGACGAACTCCAACACGTACTATGGGCACACCGGACAACACCAAAAGATAGTACAAATGAAACACCTTTCAGTATGGTATACGGCACTGAAGCTGTTATCCTGGCTGAAATGCATGTCCTAACTAACCGAATAACAACATTCGATGAACAACAAAATGACGAAACATTATGA